In Deinococcus aerolatus, one genomic interval encodes:
- a CDS encoding dihydrodipicolinate synthase family protein, translated as MTTADFPANLHGIIPPVITPLTPDFQVDEASLRRVIKHLLDGGVHGLFLLGSTSEAVFMDAPQRREVLRIAVDEVAGRVPLLAGVIDPTTDRVIAHARDARDAGVDGLGVTAPFYARTSQTEIVEHFRAVHEAVGLPIMAYDIPNLPLSAQETEQVRIILEAEGLLVHA; from the coding sequence ATGACCACTGCTGACTTTCCCGCCAACCTGCACGGCATCATTCCCCCCGTCATCACCCCGCTGACCCCTGACTTTCAAGTAGATGAAGCGTCCCTGCGCCGCGTCATCAAGCACCTGCTGGACGGCGGCGTCCACGGCCTGTTCCTGCTGGGCTCCACCAGCGAGGCGGTGTTCATGGACGCCCCGCAGCGCCGCGAGGTGCTGCGCATTGCGGTGGACGAGGTGGCTGGGCGCGTGCCGCTGCTGGCCGGCGTGATCGACCCCACCACCGACCGCGTGATTGCCCACGCCAGAGACGCCCGCGACGCCGGCGTGGACGGTCTGGGCGTCACCGCGCCGTTTTACGCTCGCACCAGCCAGACCGAGATTGTCGAGCACTTCCGCGCGGTGCATGAGGCCGTGGGCCTGCCGATCATGGCCTACGACATTCCCAATCTGCCGCTCAGCGCCCAGGAAACCGAGCAGGTGCGGATCATCCTGGAAGCCGAGGGGCTGCTGGTTCATGCCTGA
- a CDS encoding N-acetylmannosamine-6-phosphate 2-epimerase, protein MPDRRMLDQLRGGLVVSCQANPDSPLRDPYIISRLALAAAKGGAVGLRIQGFEDVAAVRAVTDLPIIGLTKTDRDDTEVYITPTAAEGVRLAELGAQIVALDATARPRPEPLTDMFAAVHAAGALVMGDVSTLDEAHAAYAQGADIVSTTLSGYTPYSRQLAGPDWDLMRELHVAGLPFVAEGRLNTPADAAQALRLGAAFVVVGSAITRPDVITGWFAQALGSHTLP, encoded by the coding sequence ATGCCTGATCGCCGGATGCTGGACCAGTTGAGGGGCGGACTGGTGGTGTCCTGCCAGGCCAACCCCGACTCGCCGCTGCGCGATCCCTACATCATCAGCCGGCTGGCGCTGGCCGCCGCCAAAGGCGGGGCGGTGGGCCTGCGGATTCAGGGCTTTGAGGACGTGGCGGCGGTACGGGCTGTCACTGATCTGCCGATCATCGGCCTGACCAAGACGGACCGGGACGATACCGAGGTCTACATCACGCCCACCGCCGCCGAGGGCGTGCGGTTAGCCGAACTGGGCGCGCAGATCGTGGCGCTGGACGCCACCGCGCGGCCCCGGCCCGAACCGTTGACTGACATGTTCGCCGCTGTTCACGCGGCGGGCGCGCTGGTTATGGGTGACGTCAGCACGCTGGACGAGGCGCATGCCGCCTATGCCCAGGGCGCGGATATTGTCAGCACCACCCTGAGCGGCTACACCCCCTACAGCCGTCAGCTGGCCGGGCCAGACTGGGACCTGATGCGGGAGCTGCACGTGGCCGGGCTGCCCTTCGTGGCAGAAGGCCGATTGAACACCCCGGCCGACGCGGCGCAGGCCCTGCGTCTGGGCGCGGCGTTCGTGGTGGTGGGCAGCGCCATTACCCGCCCGGACGTGATCACCGGCTGGTTCGCGCAGGCGCTCGGGAGCCACACCCTTCCCTGA
- a CDS encoding SDR family NAD(P)-dependent oxidoreductase yields MRIPKWLILAAAVTAVAARRAFTVPYNLRDKSVLITGGSRGLGLALAAEFLSRGARVTLMARTGPDLARAAGQLRAGERVHTVTGDVTQQDDLVRALAETIRRHGGLDVLVNNAGLIQSGPLANMTEDDFRQSMEINTFAPLRLTRLALPELRRRGGRVLLVSSVGGRVAVPHLAPYSVSKFALTGLGQALRAELAGDGVGVTTVCPTVMRTGSPRQATVKGQHRKEYALFATVDNLPLVSLDADVAARRMVDALVRGDAQALIGGSAVMLGYAQALAPQLTADLLALATRLLPTATASDRGVPGHEAESPISRHNPIKSAAERRYNELGDEDGGTGSPV; encoded by the coding sequence CCCCTATAACCTGAGGGACAAGAGCGTGCTGATCACCGGCGGTTCCCGCGGGCTGGGGCTGGCGCTGGCCGCCGAGTTCCTGAGCCGTGGGGCGCGGGTCACGCTGATGGCCCGCACCGGGCCGGACCTGGCACGGGCCGCCGGGCAACTGAGGGCAGGAGAGCGGGTCCACACGGTGACGGGGGACGTGACCCAGCAGGACGATCTGGTACGCGCGCTGGCCGAGACCATCCGCCGGCACGGCGGCCTGGACGTGCTGGTCAACAACGCGGGCCTGATTCAGAGCGGACCGCTGGCCAACATGACCGAGGACGACTTCCGCCAGAGCATGGAGATCAACACCTTTGCGCCGCTGCGGCTGACCCGGCTGGCCCTGCCGGAACTGCGCCGGCGGGGCGGCCGGGTGCTGCTGGTGTCCTCGGTGGGCGGCCGGGTGGCGGTGCCGCACCTGGCCCCGTACAGCGTCAGCAAGTTCGCCCTGACCGGGCTGGGTCAGGCGCTGCGCGCCGAACTGGCTGGGGACGGCGTGGGCGTCACCACGGTGTGCCCCACGGTGATGCGGACCGGCAGCCCGCGTCAGGCCACCGTCAAGGGCCAGCACCGCAAGGAATACGCGCTGTTCGCCACGGTGGACAACCTGCCGCTGGTCTCGCTGGACGCGGACGTGGCCGCCCGCCGGATGGTGGATGCCCTGGTCCGCGGCGACGCCCAGGCGTTGATCGGCGGCTCGGCCGTGATGCTGGGCTACGCCCAGGCGCTGGCCCCGCAGCTCACCGCCGACCTGCTGGCGCTGGCCACCCGGCTGTTGCCCACGGCCACTGCCAGCGACCGGGGGGTGCCGGGCCACGAGGCCGAGTCTCCCATCAGCCGCCACAACCCCATTAAAAGCGCCGCCGAGCGGCGCTACAACGAGCTGGGCGACGAGGATGGGGGGACAGGCAGTCCGGTCTGA